The following coding sequences are from one Asterias amurensis chromosome 8, ASM3211899v1 window:
- the LOC139940695 gene encoding AP-5 complex subunit sigma-1-like, translating to MVYAFIIHTLNLSAGAGMCRVLYSSVFGSDGTPDYFLATTKADMDSEDQTGSSPASVTLSQQQLNDMRTVSKEQLALVARQVQSEYSFRKAVHSGDHAEQDTSFSGLLDDPSQFEHGMFRLKGGDPFQGEKITVWLGLGSVGLALICEKNENRLLAEGALKLLARYLQEHVQVLTQPAELLTKGDRVAVIVHQFLPSGRLLFMNYAVTKQIERDMDNLLRGK from the coding sequence ATGGTTTACGCATTTATAATTCACACTCTAAACCTATCTGCCGGAGCAGGGATGTGCCGAGTCCTATACTCTAGTGTATTCGGCAGTGATGGTACACCAGACTATTTTCTTGCTACTACAAAGGCAGACATGGACTCGGAGGACCAAACTGGATCAAGTCCTGCATCAGTGACACTCTCACAACAACAATTGAACGACATGCGAACAGTCAGTAAGGAGCAACTAGCGCTAGTGGCTCGCCAAGTCCAGTCCGAGTATTCATTCAGAAAAGCAGTGCACAGTGGGGACCATgcagagcaggataccagtttcTCCGGACTTCTAGATGACCCCAGCCAATTCGAACACGGCATGTTTCGTCTGAAAGGAGGCGACCCGTTCCAAGGCGAAAAAATCACAGTATGGCTAGGACTAGGTTCTGTTGGCTTGGCGTTGATCTGTGAGAAAAACGAAAACCGACTGCTAGCAGAGGGCGCCCTCAAACTGTTAGCGAGATACCTGCAGGAGCATGTGCAAGTTTTAACTCAGCCAGCAGAACTGTTGACTAAAGGGGACCGTGTGGCCGTTATAGTTCATCAATTCCTACCAAGTGGACGTTTGTTGTTCATGAACTATGCCGTTACTAAACAGATTGAAAGAGACATGGACAATTTGCTTCGTGGGAAGTGA